From a single Methylacidiphilum kamchatkense Kam1 genomic region:
- a CDS encoding preprotein translocase subunit SecE — MAISWIEVVNIVVLFLSAALLVWLWKKKGTLIRAFIGEVIVELKKCTWPWDPKEKGIRKYKELIDSTLAVSIYSIILAAIVTSADFILVRVVHFIITLHF, encoded by the coding sequence ATGGCTATTTCTTGGATCGAGGTTGTTAACATTGTTGTCCTTTTTTTGAGTGCAGCTCTCTTAGTCTGGCTCTGGAAGAAAAAGGGGACTTTGATTCGAGCTTTTATTGGAGAGGTGATCGTTGAGCTTAAAAAGTGTACATGGCCATGGGATCCAAAGGAAAAGGGGATAAGAAAGTATAAAGAATTGATTGATTCGACGTTGGCTGTGTCCATATATTCCATTATATTAGCGGCAATAGTGACTTCTGCTGATTTTATATTAGTAAGAGTAGTGCATTTTATAATAACACTACATTTTTAG
- the nusG gene encoding transcription termination/antitermination protein NusG — protein MKVEYSNAPIDEIAAKSQKMQWYALHVLSGQEEKVKKNLEKRIKTEEMQDLVGEVIIPVERVSEVRKGKRIEVNRKLYPGYVFIQIQLRDSSGKLIERCWYFIRDTPGVIGFADGENPLPMPKEQVEGMLRQVQERTESILPKTVFSVGDRVKVGDGPFLNSEGVVEEVDLERGKLRVSVNIFGRSTPVELEYWQVEKAT, from the coding sequence ATGAAAGTGGAATATTCTAATGCGCCAATAGATGAGATTGCTGCAAAATCTCAGAAAATGCAATGGTATGCCTTACATGTTCTTTCTGGACAGGAAGAAAAAGTTAAAAAAAATTTAGAAAAGAGGATCAAGACCGAAGAAATGCAGGATCTTGTTGGCGAGGTGATTATTCCGGTAGAAAGAGTATCAGAAGTCCGAAAGGGGAAAAGAATTGAGGTTAATAGAAAACTCTATCCAGGCTATGTATTTATCCAGATTCAATTAAGGGATAGTTCTGGAAAGTTAATTGAGCGCTGTTGGTATTTTATTCGAGATACTCCTGGCGTGATAGGATTTGCGGATGGAGAAAATCCTTTACCTATGCCCAAGGAACAAGTCGAGGGGATGTTGAGGCAAGTTCAGGAAAGGACAGAAAGTATTTTACCCAAAACTGTTTTCTCCGTTGGAGATCGAGTTAAAGTGGGAGATGGGCCGTTTTTGAATTCCGAGGGAGTAGTTGAGGAGGTTGATTTGGAAAGAGGCAAACTGAGGGTTTCTGTTAATATTTTTGGGCGTTCTACCCCAGTGGAACTTGAGTATTGGCAAGTAGAAAAGGCAACTTAA
- the rplK gene encoding 50S ribosomal protein L11, with amino-acid sequence MAKEVSAIVRLQIPAGQANPAPPVGPALGQHGVNIMAFCKEFNAATQKEAGNILPVVITIYKDKTFTFITKSPPASVLLKKAANIASGSKEPNRTKVGKVTRAQIKDIVKIKWKDLNASTEEAAMRMIEGTARNMGIEVVD; translated from the coding sequence ATGGCTAAAGAAGTGAGTGCTATTGTTCGGTTGCAGATACCTGCTGGCCAGGCTAATCCTGCTCCTCCAGTTGGTCCGGCCTTAGGACAGCATGGGGTTAATATTATGGCATTTTGTAAGGAATTTAATGCGGCAACTCAGAAGGAAGCAGGGAACATATTGCCCGTGGTAATTACTATCTATAAAGACAAGACATTTACTTTCATAACGAAGTCCCCACCCGCTTCTGTATTACTTAAGAAGGCCGCCAACATCGCTAGTGGTTCTAAAGAGCCAAACCGAACGAAAGTGGGAAAAGTAACTCGGGCTCAGATTAAGGATATTGTAAAAATCAAATGGAAAGATCTAAACGCTTCGACCGAAGAGGCAGCAATGAGAATGATCGAGGGGACTGCAAGGAATATGGGAATAGAGGTTGTAGATTAG